Proteins encoded together in one Macadamia integrifolia cultivar HAES 741 chromosome 8, SCU_Mint_v3, whole genome shotgun sequence window:
- the LOC122086790 gene encoding uncharacterized protein LOC122086790 → MYLKVFSEFIKPLLALADLVIDICAGIVQPPLLKRRPGRPQKSRKMEFDKGPAKNKSSSVKYDICNIPGHNRITCPRGDEQPKKKNKTGKKRKQGEEIQYEGSSSQVLIRSQATSQPTQQTIQDRALTQHAIKNSKWRTKYVKRSRKICLLRYGTICLFPYVLEQ, encoded by the exons ATGTATCTTAAGGTATTTAGTGAGTTCATTAAACCACTACTAGCATTGGCTGATTTGGTGATTGATATCTGCGCTGGGATTGTCCAACCTCCACTACTTAAGAGAAGACCTGGTAGACctcaaaaaagtagaaaaatggaatttgatAAGGGTCCTGCCAAGAATAAATCTTCAAGTGTGAAATATGATATCTGCAACATACCTGGCCACAACAGAATTACATGTCCTCGAGGTGACGAACAAccgaagaaaaagaacaaaacaggAAAGAAG AGAAAGCAAGGGGAGGAGATTCAGTATGAAGGTAGTAGCTCCCAAGTACTAATAAGGTCACAAGCAACATCTCAGCCTACACAGCAAACAATTCAGGATAGAGCTTTAACCCAACATGCTATCAAGAACTCGAAATGGAGGACCAAATATGTTAAAAGAAGTAGGAAAAT ATGTTTATTGCGTTATGGAACTATTTGTTTGTTTCCTTATGTGTTGGAACAATGA